Proteins encoded by one window of Modestobacter marinus:
- a CDS encoding hemerythrin domain-containing protein, whose translation MDITEIILEQHHQQRRMFALLDEMPRGDNEALRAMWDRLAAFLEVHAEGEEKYFYPQVLKLGKGNPEGGVRDEVEDAVSDHNEIRDAVRKTQDHQVGTDEWWTAVWEARKANDEHMAEEEREDLLDFRHHADLQTRHDIAVQFLTYEAKHVTGIPIRDKDPDTYIEQNS comes from the coding sequence ATGGACATCACCGAGATCATCCTGGAGCAGCACCACCAGCAGCGGCGCATGTTCGCCCTCCTCGACGAGATGCCGCGCGGGGACAACGAGGCGCTGCGCGCCATGTGGGATCGGCTGGCGGCCTTCCTCGAGGTCCACGCCGAGGGGGAGGAGAAGTACTTCTACCCGCAGGTGCTCAAGCTCGGGAAGGGCAACCCGGAGGGCGGCGTGCGCGACGAGGTCGAGGACGCGGTCTCCGACCACAACGAGATCCGGGACGCCGTCCGGAAGACGCAGGACCACCAGGTGGGCACCGACGAGTGGTGGACGGCGGTGTGGGAGGCCCGCAAGGCCAACGACGAGCACATGGCCGAGGAGGAGCGGGAGGACCTGCTGGACTTCCGGCACCACGCCGACCTGCAGACCCGGCACGACATCGCCGTGCAGTTCCTGACCTACGAGGCGAAGCACGTCACGGGGATCCCGATCCGGGACAAGGACCCGGACACCTACATCGAGCAGAACAGCTGA
- a CDS encoding VOC family protein — protein MPGRPRMTLTATVLDTPDPRGLARFYATLLGWPIGTDDPEWATLRPDGPGLSFQLEADHVPPVWPAGPGDPRMQAHLDIAVDDLDAAVEFARSLGATVAEFQPQADVRVLLDPAGHPFCLYLPG, from the coding sequence GTGCCCGGCCGGCCGCGGATGACGCTGACCGCCACCGTGCTCGACACCCCGGACCCGCGCGGGCTGGCGCGCTTCTACGCGACGCTGCTCGGCTGGCCGATCGGCACCGACGACCCCGAGTGGGCCACGCTGCGTCCCGACGGTCCCGGGCTGTCGTTCCAGCTGGAGGCCGACCACGTGCCCCCGGTCTGGCCGGCCGGCCCCGGTGACCCGCGGATGCAGGCCCACCTCGACATCGCGGTCGACGACCTGGACGCGGCGGTGGAGTTCGCCCGGTCGCTGGGTGCGACCGTCGCGGAGTTCCAGCCGCAGGCCGACGTCCGCGTGCTGCTCGACCCGGCCGGCCACCCGTTCTGCCTGTACCTCCCCGGGTGA
- a CDS encoding dienelactone hydrolase family protein, translating into MTESSSAVLAGWAPEPFTNAGITHTLHTRGSGPGVVVLPEVPGLTPEVLGLADHLVGAGFSVTVVELFGDPGRPMSPGYAARSFAGACISREFRAFAKRADRPVAEYVRAVARRVHDRVGGPGVGVIGMCFSGGFALASAAEPAVLAPVASQPSTPLPLTPGRRRDLGMSDREREVIQGRVTNEGLCLMGLRFSEDAASPSDRFRALRAAFGDGWLPVSLNNRPGNDAGIGRREHQVLTNGDVETPGHPTHEAREQVVAFLRERLARQEVGAGQG; encoded by the coding sequence ATGACAGAGTCGTCATCCGCCGTCCTGGCCGGCTGGGCACCCGAGCCCTTCACCAACGCCGGCATCACCCACACCCTCCACACGCGCGGCTCCGGGCCGGGCGTGGTGGTCCTGCCCGAGGTGCCGGGCCTGACGCCGGAGGTGCTCGGCCTGGCCGACCACCTGGTCGGTGCCGGGTTCAGCGTCACCGTCGTGGAGCTGTTCGGTGACCCGGGCCGGCCGATGAGCCCCGGGTACGCGGCCCGCAGCTTCGCCGGGGCCTGCATCAGCCGGGAGTTCCGCGCCTTCGCCAAGCGGGCCGACCGTCCGGTGGCCGAGTACGTCCGCGCCGTGGCCCGCCGGGTGCACGACCGGGTGGGCGGCCCGGGGGTCGGGGTCATCGGCATGTGCTTCAGCGGGGGGTTCGCGCTCGCCTCCGCCGCCGAGCCGGCCGTCCTCGCGCCGGTCGCCAGCCAGCCGTCGACACCGCTGCCGCTCACCCCGGGCCGCCGCCGCGACCTGGGCATGTCCGACCGGGAACGCGAGGTGATCCAGGGACGGGTGACGAACGAGGGCCTCTGCCTGATGGGCCTGCGGTTCAGCGAGGACGCCGCCTCCCCCAGCGACCGCTTCCGGGCCCTGCGCGCGGCGTTCGGCGACGGCTGGCTGCCGGTGTCGCTGAACAACCGGCCGGGGAACGACGCGGGCATCGGCCGGCGCGAGCACCAGGTGCTGACCAACGGGGACGTCGAGACGCCCGGCCACCCGACCCACGAGGCGCGCGAGCAGGTCGTCGCCTTCCTGCGGGAGCGGCTGGCCCGCCAGGAGGTCGGCGCCGGGCAGGGCTGA